From Paraburkholderia sabiae, a single genomic window includes:
- the argS gene encoding arginine--tRNA ligase, translating to MLPAHKHTLETLLTDVVKQVAQATQGESEAAFIAPAITLERPKVAAHGDVACNVAMQLAKPLRANPRQLAQQIVDALPAHPLAKGLVESAEVAGPGFINLRLSAASKQSVIAAVFAQRDTFGRSQRDAGKRVLVEFVSANPTGPLHVGHGRQAALGDAMSNVLASQGYGVHREFYYNDAGVQIGNLAISTQARARGLKPGDAGWPEAAYNGEYIADIACDYLNGETVSASDGEPVKGAGDVEDLEAIRRFAVAYLRHEQDMDLQAFGVNFDQYYLESSLYKEGRVEKTVDELIAAGKTYEQEGALWLRTTDDGDDKDRVMRKSDGTYTYFVPDVAYHETKWERGFTKVINIQGSDHHGTIARVRAGLQGLGIGIPKGYPDYVLHKMVTVMRDGQEVKISKRAGSYVTVRDLIEWSGGAVPGQEAAPDLLDEETIRRGRDAVRFFLISRKADTEFVFDVDLALKQNDENPVYYVQYAHARICSVINEWKSRYGADETGLPIVDLSPLDSERAMALLQKLAEFPDMLTHAADELAPHAVAFYLRDLAGEFHSFYNAERVLVDDEAPRNARIALLAATRQVLANGLAVIGVSAPAKM from the coding sequence ATGCTGCCTGCACACAAACACACTCTCGAAACCCTGTTGACCGACGTGGTCAAGCAGGTCGCCCAGGCCACTCAAGGCGAATCCGAAGCCGCGTTCATCGCGCCCGCCATCACGCTCGAACGACCGAAGGTCGCCGCGCACGGCGACGTCGCGTGCAACGTCGCGATGCAACTTGCGAAGCCGCTGCGCGCCAATCCGCGCCAGCTCGCACAGCAGATCGTCGATGCGCTGCCCGCGCATCCGCTCGCCAAAGGCCTCGTCGAAAGCGCCGAAGTGGCCGGTCCGGGCTTCATCAATCTGCGTCTGTCGGCTGCGTCCAAGCAATCGGTGATCGCCGCCGTATTCGCACAGCGCGACACGTTCGGCCGCTCGCAGCGCGACGCAGGCAAGCGCGTGCTGGTCGAGTTCGTGTCGGCGAACCCGACGGGCCCGCTGCACGTCGGCCACGGCCGTCAGGCCGCGCTCGGCGATGCGATGTCGAACGTGCTCGCGTCGCAAGGCTACGGCGTGCACCGCGAGTTCTACTACAACGACGCTGGCGTGCAGATCGGCAATCTCGCCATCTCGACGCAGGCACGCGCCCGCGGCCTCAAGCCCGGCGACGCCGGCTGGCCCGAAGCCGCGTACAACGGCGAGTACATCGCCGACATCGCGTGCGACTACCTGAACGGCGAAACCGTGTCGGCCAGCGACGGCGAGCCCGTCAAGGGCGCGGGCGACGTCGAAGACCTCGAAGCGATCCGCCGCTTCGCCGTCGCGTATCTGCGTCATGAGCAGGATATGGACCTGCAAGCCTTCGGCGTGAACTTCGACCAGTACTACCTCGAATCGTCGCTGTACAAGGAAGGCCGCGTCGAGAAGACCGTGGACGAGCTGATCGCCGCCGGCAAGACGTACGAGCAGGAAGGCGCGCTGTGGCTGCGCACCACCGACGACGGCGACGACAAGGACCGCGTGATGCGCAAGTCCGACGGCACGTACACGTACTTCGTGCCCGACGTCGCGTATCACGAGACCAAGTGGGAACGCGGCTTCACGAAGGTCATCAACATTCAGGGTTCGGACCACCACGGCACGATCGCGCGCGTGCGTGCCGGTCTGCAGGGTCTCGGCATCGGCATTCCGAAGGGCTATCCCGACTACGTGCTGCACAAGATGGTCACCGTGATGCGCGACGGCCAGGAAGTGAAGATCTCGAAGCGCGCGGGCAGCTACGTGACGGTGCGCGATCTGATCGAATGGTCGGGTGGCGCCGTGCCGGGCCAGGAAGCCGCGCCCGATCTGCTCGACGAAGAGACGATCCGTCGCGGCCGCGACGCGGTGCGCTTCTTCCTGATCTCGCGCAAGGCCGACACGGAGTTCGTGTTCGACGTCGACCTCGCGCTCAAGCAGAACGACGAGAACCCGGTGTACTACGTGCAGTACGCGCACGCGCGCATCTGCTCGGTGATCAACGAATGGAAGTCGCGCTACGGCGCCGATGAAACGGGCCTGCCCATCGTCGATCTGTCGCCCCTCGACAGCGAACGCGCGATGGCCCTGCTGCAGAAGCTCGCGGAATTCCCGGACATGCTGACGCACGCCGCCGACGAACTCGCGCCGCACGCGGTCGCGTTCTATCTGCGCGATCTCGCAGGCGAATTTCACTCGTTCTACAATGCCGAACGCGTTCTGGTCGACGACGAAGCGCCGCGCAATGCGCGCATCGCTTTGCTCGCGGCGACGCGTCAGGTCCTGGCGAATGGCCTCGCCGTGATCGGTGTGTCGGCACCCGCCAAAATGTAA
- a CDS encoding fumarylacetoacetate hydrolase family protein yields the protein MKLASLKDGTRDGQLIVVSRDLHTAAVADAIAPTMQRVLDDWTFYAPQLRDLYDELNQGRARNTFSFDAKECMAPLPRAFQWADGSAYVNHVELVRRARGAEMPPEFWTDPLMYQGGSDDFIGPKDDIVCASESFGIDFEAEVAVITGDVPMGTKPDQALKSIRLVTLVNDVSLRNLIPAELAKGFGFFQSKPATSFAPVAVTLDELGDTWREGRVHRPMIVHWNGKKVGQPDAGTDMVFHFGQLIAHAAKTRNLRAGAIVGSGTVSNKDAKRGYCCIAEKRCLETIENGSAQTEFMKFGDTVKIEMFDEAGKTIFGSIDQAVAPLEGEL from the coding sequence ATGAAACTTGCCTCGCTGAAGGACGGCACGCGCGACGGTCAACTGATCGTCGTTTCCCGCGACCTGCATACGGCCGCCGTCGCCGACGCCATCGCCCCGACGATGCAGCGCGTTCTCGACGACTGGACTTTCTACGCGCCGCAGCTGCGCGACCTGTACGACGAGCTGAATCAGGGCCGCGCGCGCAACACCTTTTCGTTCGATGCGAAGGAATGCATGGCGCCGCTGCCGCGCGCATTCCAGTGGGCCGACGGCTCCGCCTATGTGAACCACGTCGAACTGGTGCGCCGCGCGCGCGGCGCCGAGATGCCGCCGGAGTTCTGGACCGATCCGCTGATGTACCAGGGCGGCAGCGACGACTTCATCGGACCGAAAGACGACATCGTGTGCGCGTCGGAATCGTTCGGTATCGACTTCGAAGCGGAAGTCGCCGTGATCACGGGCGATGTTCCGATGGGCACCAAACCGGACCAGGCGCTGAAGAGCATCCGCCTCGTCACGCTCGTCAACGACGTGTCGCTGCGCAATCTGATTCCCGCCGAACTCGCGAAGGGCTTCGGCTTTTTCCAGAGCAAGCCGGCGACGTCGTTCGCGCCCGTTGCCGTGACGCTCGACGAACTCGGCGACACGTGGCGCGAAGGCCGCGTGCATCGTCCGATGATCGTGCACTGGAACGGCAAGAAAGTCGGTCAGCCGGACGCGGGCACCGACATGGTGTTCCACTTCGGACAGCTGATCGCGCATGCCGCGAAGACGCGCAATCTACGCGCGGGCGCGATCGTCGGTTCGGGCACCGTGTCGAACAAGGACGCGAAGCGCGGCTATTGCTGTATCGCCGAAAAGCGCTGCCTCGAAACGATCGAGAACGGCAGCGCGCAAACGGAGTTCATGAAGTTCGGCGATACCGTGAAGATCGAGATGTTCGACGAGGCGGGCAAGACGATTTTCGGTTCGATCGATCAGGCCGTTGCACCGCTCGAAGGCGAGCTTTGA
- the metH gene encoding methionine synthase: MTDHTMRLSGLEPFNVTSGTLFINVGERTNVTGSKAFARMILNGQFDEALAVARQQVENGAQVIDVNMDEAMLDSKAAMVRFMNLIASEPDIARVPIMIDSSKWDVIEAGLKCVQGKAIVNSISLKEGKEQFVHHAKLIRRYGAASVVMAFDEKGQADTFARKTEICRRSYDILVNEAGFEPEDIIFDPNIFAIATGIEEHNNYAVDFIEATRWIKQNLPHAKISGGVSNVSFSFRGNDPVREAIHTVFLYHAIHAGMDMGIVNAGQLGVYADLDAELRERVEDVVLNRREDATDRLLEIADKFKTGAAKKEENLEWRNQPVEKRLAHALVHGITNFIVEDTEEARANIMNNGGRPISVIEGPLMDGMNIVGDLFGQGKMFLPQVVKSARVMKQAVAHLIPFIEEEKRLLAEAGGDVRAKGKIVIATVKGDVHDIGKNIVSVVLQCNNFEVVNMGVMVPCNEILAKAKVEGADIIGLSGLITPSLEEMAYVASEMQRDDYFRVKKIPLLIGGATTSRVHTAVKIAPNYEGPVVYVPDASRSVSVASNLLSDEGATKYLDELKSDYDRIRDQHANKKALPLVTLAEARANKTKIDWSAYQPVKPKFIGRRVFKNFDLNELANYIDWGPFFQTWDLAGPYPAIFNDEIVGESARRVFSDAKSMLARLIQGRWLTANGVIALLPANTVNDDDIEIYTDESRSEVALTWRNIRQQSVRPVVDGVMRPNRSLADFIAPKDSGVADYIGMFAVTAGLGVDVKEKQFEKDHDDYSAIMLKALADRFAEAFAEAMHARVRRDLWGYASGETLDNDALIAEKYAGVRPAPGYPACPDHLVKRDMFDVLQAEEIGMSVTESLAMLPAASVSGFYLAHPDSTYFSVGKIGQDQLEDYAQRMSLSKKDAERALAPLL, encoded by the coding sequence ATGACCGATCACACGATGCGCCTTTCCGGCCTCGAGCCGTTCAACGTCACTTCGGGGACGCTCTTCATCAACGTCGGCGAACGCACCAACGTGACGGGCTCGAAGGCATTCGCACGGATGATCCTGAACGGCCAGTTCGACGAAGCGCTGGCCGTCGCGCGCCAGCAGGTCGAAAACGGCGCGCAGGTCATCGACGTCAACATGGACGAAGCGATGCTCGATTCGAAAGCGGCCATGGTCCGCTTCATGAATCTGATCGCGTCGGAGCCGGACATCGCGCGCGTGCCGATCATGATCGACTCGTCGAAGTGGGATGTGATCGAAGCGGGCCTCAAGTGCGTGCAGGGCAAGGCGATCGTCAACTCGATCTCGCTGAAGGAAGGCAAGGAACAGTTCGTTCATCACGCGAAGCTGATTCGCCGCTACGGCGCGGCGAGCGTCGTCATGGCCTTCGACGAGAAAGGACAGGCGGACACGTTCGCGCGCAAGACGGAAATCTGCAGGCGTTCGTACGACATTCTCGTCAACGAAGCCGGCTTCGAGCCCGAAGACATCATCTTCGATCCGAACATCTTCGCGATCGCGACGGGCATCGAAGAGCACAACAACTACGCGGTCGACTTCATCGAAGCGACGCGCTGGATCAAGCAGAATCTGCCGCACGCGAAGATCAGCGGCGGCGTGTCGAACGTGTCGTTCTCGTTCCGCGGCAACGACCCCGTGCGCGAAGCGATCCACACCGTGTTCCTGTATCACGCGATTCACGCGGGCATGGACATGGGCATCGTCAACGCGGGCCAGCTGGGCGTGTATGCCGATCTCGACGCCGAACTGCGCGAGCGCGTCGAAGACGTCGTGCTGAACCGCCGCGAAGACGCGACCGACCGTCTGCTCGAAATCGCCGACAAGTTCAAGACGGGCGCAGCGAAGAAGGAAGAGAACCTCGAGTGGCGCAACCAGCCTGTCGAGAAGCGTCTCGCGCATGCGCTCGTGCATGGCATCACGAACTTCATCGTCGAAGATACGGAAGAAGCGCGCGCGAACATCATGAATAACGGCGGCCGCCCGATCAGCGTGATCGAAGGCCCGCTGATGGACGGCATGAACATCGTCGGCGACCTGTTCGGTCAGGGCAAGATGTTCCTGCCGCAAGTCGTGAAGTCGGCGCGCGTGATGAAACAGGCCGTCGCGCATCTGATTCCGTTCATCGAAGAAGAAAAGCGTCTGCTCGCCGAAGCGGGCGGCGACGTGCGCGCGAAGGGCAAGATCGTCATCGCGACCGTGAAGGGCGACGTGCACGACATCGGCAAGAACATCGTGTCGGTGGTGCTTCAGTGCAATAACTTCGAAGTGGTCAACATGGGCGTGATGGTCCCGTGCAACGAGATTCTCGCGAAGGCGAAGGTCGAAGGCGCGGACATCATCGGGCTGTCGGGTCTGATTACGCCGTCGCTCGAAGAAATGGCCTACGTCGCGTCGGAAATGCAGCGCGACGACTACTTCCGCGTGAAGAAGATTCCGTTGCTGATCGGCGGCGCGACCACGTCGCGCGTGCATACGGCCGTGAAGATCGCGCCGAACTACGAAGGCCCCGTCGTCTACGTGCCGGACGCGTCGCGCTCGGTGTCCGTCGCGTCGAACCTGCTCTCCGACGAAGGCGCGACGAAGTATCTCGACGAACTGAAGTCCGACTACGACCGTATCCGCGACCAGCACGCGAACAAGAAAGCGCTGCCGCTCGTCACGCTCGCCGAAGCGCGCGCGAACAAGACGAAGATCGACTGGAGCGCGTATCAGCCGGTGAAGCCGAAGTTCATCGGCCGCCGCGTGTTCAAGAACTTCGATCTGAACGAACTCGCGAACTACATCGACTGGGGTCCGTTCTTCCAGACGTGGGATCTCGCCGGTCCTTACCCTGCCATTTTCAACGACGAGATCGTCGGCGAATCAGCGCGGCGCGTATTCTCGGACGCGAAGTCGATGCTCGCGCGCCTGATTCAAGGCCGCTGGCTCACGGCGAACGGCGTGATCGCGCTGCTGCCCGCGAACACCGTCAATGACGACGACATCGAAATCTACACGGACGAATCGCGCAGCGAAGTCGCGCTGACGTGGCGCAATATCCGTCAGCAGAGCGTGCGCCCCGTCGTAGACGGCGTGATGCGCCCGAACCGCTCGCTCGCCGACTTCATCGCGCCGAAGGATTCGGGCGTGGCCGACTACATCGGCATGTTCGCGGTCACGGCGGGTCTCGGCGTCGACGTGAAGGAAAAGCAGTTCGAAAAGGATCACGACGACTACAGCGCGATCATGCTGAAGGCGCTCGCCGACCGCTTCGCGGAAGCGTTCGCCGAAGCGATGCACGCACGCGTGCGCCGCGACCTGTGGGGCTACGCGTCGGGCGAAACGCTCGACAACGACGCGCTGATCGCCGAGAAGTACGCAGGCGTGCGTCCCGCGCCCGGTTATCCGGCGTGCCCGGATCACCTCGTCAAGCGCGACATGTTCGACGTGCTGCAAGCCGAAGAGATCGGCATGAGCGTCACGGAATCGCTCGCGATGCTGCCTGCGGCGAGCGTCTCCGGCTTCTATCTCGCGCATCCCGACAGCACGTACTTCTCTGTGGGCAAGATCGGTCAGGATCAGCTGGAAGACTACGCGCAGCGCATGTCGCTGTCGAAAAAGGATGCCGAGCGCGCGCTCGCGCCGCTGCTGTAG
- a CDS encoding acid-shock protein: MKKLTLMLTALSLAAIAPLSEAQPQAPGGSSSVSSYSPPTVKHVKKPKKKKSKNGEAAPAAAPQGASQ; this comes from the coding sequence ATGAAGAAGCTGACGCTGATGTTGACCGCGTTATCGCTCGCCGCCATTGCGCCGCTGTCCGAGGCCCAGCCTCAGGCGCCCGGTGGATCAAGTTCGGTGAGCTCGTACTCGCCGCCCACCGTCAAGCACGTGAAGAAGCCGAAAAAGAAGAAGTCGAAGAATGGCGAGGCCGCTCCCGCGGCTGCTCCGCAAGGTGCGAGCCAGTAA
- a CDS encoding DUF1840 domain-containing protein, with protein MLITFKCRSAPDVVMLENLAQYLLGIIGKRLGERGVISHDELGVAITKLEAAIVTDKQERAEHEGHFHEGEEGHEHHEIPVGLAQRAFPFLDMLRAAQKENTDIVWGI; from the coding sequence ATGCTGATTACTTTCAAATGCCGCTCCGCGCCCGACGTAGTGATGCTTGAGAATCTTGCCCAGTATTTGCTGGGCATCATCGGCAAGCGGCTCGGCGAACGCGGCGTGATCAGTCACGACGAACTGGGCGTGGCCATCACGAAGCTCGAAGCGGCCATCGTCACGGACAAGCAGGAGCGTGCCGAGCATGAAGGCCACTTCCACGAAGGCGAGGAAGGCCACGAGCATCATGAGATCCCCGTCGGGCTCGCGCAACGGGCGTTCCCGTTCCTCGACATGCTGCGCGCGGCGCAGAAGGAAAACACAGATATCGTTTGGGGTATCTGA
- the pcaD gene encoding 3-oxoadipate enol-lactonase, with product MQINVNGIDTRYILSNEGGGPWLTFIHQLGGDLSIWDQLAGYFRDDFTVLRYDVRGHGQTAASDRQFSVADLSQDLRALLDALGVQKTHIVGMSMGGMIAQQFALDDPARIETLTLTDTHAASPADGRAVWEQRAAKARDEGVAALAQATIERWLTAGFRDAHPEVVEQIREVFENTSSEGYAQACFALRDFDVRSRLKEIALPTLAVAGRHDAGTPPAATQEIANAIRDAQFELLDAAHLAPIEQSQRFTALLESFLQKRV from the coding sequence ATGCAAATCAATGTGAATGGCATCGATACGCGCTACATCCTGAGCAATGAAGGCGGTGGCCCCTGGCTCACGTTCATTCATCAGCTCGGCGGCGATCTGTCGATCTGGGATCAGCTCGCAGGCTACTTCCGCGACGACTTCACGGTCTTGCGCTACGACGTGCGCGGTCACGGTCAGACGGCGGCATCGGACAGGCAGTTCAGTGTTGCAGATTTGTCGCAGGATCTACGCGCGCTGCTGGATGCACTTGGCGTCCAGAAGACGCATATTGTCGGAATGTCGATGGGCGGCATGATCGCGCAGCAGTTCGCACTGGATGACCCGGCTCGCATCGAAACCTTGACGCTCACCGATACGCACGCTGCATCGCCGGCCGATGGACGCGCCGTCTGGGAACAGCGCGCGGCGAAAGCACGCGACGAAGGCGTCGCGGCGTTGGCCCAGGCGACGATCGAACGGTGGCTGACGGCGGGCTTTCGCGATGCGCATCCCGAAGTCGTCGAGCAGATTCGCGAGGTATTCGAGAACACTTCGTCTGAAGGTTATGCGCAGGCGTGCTTTGCACTGCGCGATTTCGATGTGCGCAGTAGACTGAAAGAGATCGCCCTTCCCACTCTTGCTGTGGCTGGACGCCACGATGCAGGCACGCCACCTGCTGCTACACAGGAAATTGCGAATGCCATCCGGGACGCGCAGTTCGAGTTGCTCGACGCGGCTCACCTCGCACCGATCGAACAGTCGCAACGTTTCACTGCTTTGCTTGAATCGTTTTTGCAAAAACGGGTCTAA
- a CDS encoding IclR family transcriptional regulator: MPPTARSSSIRKDAEAAEPLDTVDDDAADSNESGEEKLRSGIQSIEVGFRLLDVLTHEPRAMMLRDLAQRAGMSPAKAHRYLVSFQRLGVVAQDPLTGRYELGGFALQLGLARLARVDGVKLARIALAELRERLDMTVGIAVWGNQGPTVVHWMESSYPAKASLKLGDVMPMLSSATGLLFAAYLPRGKTAAMIERELAETQRWAAANSPRTLEDVERVLDEVRAQGSARVEGMLLPTIHAFCTPVFDSNGDLALGLIALGHEGAFDIAWGGEVDTALRECAQKLSYELGYSPTAR; the protein is encoded by the coding sequence ATGCCTCCAACCGCCCGCTCAAGTTCGATCCGCAAGGATGCCGAAGCCGCCGAACCGCTCGATACCGTCGACGACGATGCCGCCGACTCGAATGAAAGCGGCGAGGAAAAACTGCGTTCGGGCATCCAGTCGATCGAGGTGGGTTTCCGTCTGCTCGACGTGCTCACGCACGAGCCGCGCGCGATGATGCTGCGCGATCTCGCGCAGCGCGCGGGGATGAGTCCCGCGAAGGCGCATCGTTATCTGGTGAGTTTTCAGCGCCTCGGCGTCGTCGCGCAGGATCCGCTGACGGGGCGCTACGAACTCGGCGGCTTCGCGTTGCAACTTGGGTTGGCGCGGCTCGCACGCGTCGACGGCGTGAAGCTCGCGCGCATCGCGCTAGCCGAACTGCGCGAGCGGCTCGACATGACCGTGGGCATCGCCGTGTGGGGCAACCAGGGGCCGACCGTCGTTCACTGGATGGAATCGAGCTATCCCGCGAAGGCTTCGCTGAAACTCGGCGACGTGATGCCGATGCTCAGTTCCGCGACGGGTCTGCTGTTCGCCGCCTATCTGCCGCGCGGCAAGACGGCGGCGATGATCGAGCGAGAACTCGCCGAAACGCAGCGTTGGGCCGCAGCCAACAGTCCGCGTACGCTGGAGGATGTCGAACGCGTGCTCGACGAAGTGCGCGCGCAGGGTTCGGCGCGCGTCGAAGGCATGCTGCTGCCGACCATCCACGCGTTCTGCACACCCGTGTTCGATTCGAATGGCGATCTCGCGCTCGGGCTGATCGCGCTGGGTCACGAAGGCGCGTTCGATATCGCGTGGGGCGGCGAAGTCGATACCGCGCTGCGCGAGTGTGCGCAGAAGCTGTCGTATGAACTCGGCTATAGTCCGACGGCTCGATGA
- a CDS encoding DUF3108 domain-containing protein has translation MSSPSAVRSITPAHLARARRRASRLRWTGVLAAVLGAHLIAAQWFERHHDTFKPVSPEHVPVQVALLKPERIETQAAGSPPPAKAAPAAPAHAARAPREHVLTATRPGPKPHETAPATEPASAPVEASAATGASSASGSNANANAAGQGSAQSTAPGVKFSVPPSGNLQYDTFYNGVRNQPGTIHWSSDGRSYDMVVSVPLPFVGTFSYASHGHVDAFGLAPDQYIEKRGRRGEDITTFHRDSKQIGFTRTPNTLPLQDGAQDRFSMVMQLASLVRGDPDAYQPGVTRQFYVTDNDSGEIWPIETIGDESVRTDHGTIDARHFMRLPRREGDRRRIDVWLAPSLGWLPVRLVQTEPNGTQIELVWRGRIASPDADGNDTSSDDTTSATPQPSVTDPGAGPEKP, from the coding sequence ATGTCGTCTCCATCCGCTGTCCGTTCGATCACGCCTGCCCACCTCGCCCGTGCGCGGCGCCGCGCGTCGCGCCTGCGCTGGACAGGCGTGCTGGCGGCTGTTCTCGGCGCGCATTTGATCGCCGCGCAATGGTTCGAACGACATCACGATACGTTCAAGCCCGTGTCGCCCGAACATGTGCCCGTGCAGGTCGCGTTGCTCAAACCGGAGCGCATCGAAACTCAGGCGGCCGGTTCGCCGCCGCCCGCGAAGGCAGCGCCCGCTGCGCCGGCTCATGCAGCGCGTGCGCCGCGTGAACATGTGCTGACCGCGACGCGCCCGGGTCCAAAGCCGCATGAAACAGCGCCCGCGACCGAACCTGCGAGCGCGCCTGTAGAAGCCTCGGCTGCGACGGGTGCAAGCAGCGCGAGCGGTTCGAACGCCAATGCCAACGCGGCGGGCCAGGGCAGCGCGCAAAGCACGGCGCCCGGCGTGAAATTCTCCGTGCCGCCGTCGGGCAATCTGCAATACGACACGTTCTACAACGGCGTGCGCAATCAGCCGGGAACGATCCACTGGTCGAGCGATGGCCGTTCGTACGACATGGTCGTTTCGGTACCCTTGCCGTTCGTCGGAACGTTCAGCTATGCGAGCCACGGACATGTCGATGCCTTCGGTCTCGCGCCTGATCAGTACATCGAAAAACGCGGACGGCGCGGCGAAGACATCACCACGTTTCATCGCGACTCGAAGCAGATCGGCTTCACGCGCACGCCGAACACGCTGCCGCTGCAGGACGGCGCGCAAGACCGTTTCAGCATGGTGATGCAGCTCGCGAGTCTCGTGCGCGGCGATCCCGACGCGTATCAACCTGGCGTCACGCGGCAGTTCTATGTCACCGACAACGACAGCGGCGAAATCTGGCCGATCGAGACGATAGGCGACGAGTCCGTGCGCACCGATCACGGCACCATCGACGCCCGCCATTTCATGCGGCTGCCGCGCCGCGAAGGCGATCGGCGGCGCATCGACGTATGGCTCGCGCCGTCGCTCGGCTGGCTGCCCGTGCGTCTCGTGCAAACCGAGCCGAACGGAACGCAGATAGAGCTTGTATGGCGCGGGAGGATCGCGTCGCCGGATGCCGATGGCAACGACACATCGTCCGACGACACGACGTCGGCTACACCGCAACCGTCCGTGACCGATCCTGGTGCGGGGCCCGAAAAGCCCTGA
- a CDS encoding BTH_I0359 family protein, translating into MQMIYNSPNYCVVEFPPQDGHLAMKSGGYEIVDKNTQREIYIDGEMAASFREHVQKLIEDEPTLDEVDEFLGQFDSLMNQPVILH; encoded by the coding sequence ATGCAAATGATCTACAACAGCCCCAACTATTGTGTCGTCGAGTTTCCGCCGCAGGACGGCCATCTCGCGATGAAGTCCGGCGGGTATGAGATCGTCGACAAGAATACACAGCGCGAGATTTACATCGACGGTGAGATGGCAGCCAGTTTTCGCGAGCACGTGCAAAAGCTGATCGAAGACGAACCGACGCTCGACGAAGTGGACGAATTTCTCGGTCAATTCGACAGCCTGATGAACCAGCCGGTCATTCTTCACTGA
- a CDS encoding homocysteine S-methyltransferase family protein, whose translation MNQPAPSAVPARAAYTRGAALPALLESRILILDGAMGTMIQRYKLDEAAYRGERFADYARDIKGNNELLSITQPRIISEIHEQYLAAGADIIETNTFGATTVAQADYGMEALAVEMNLESAKLARAACDKYSTPDKPRFVAGAIGPTPKTASISPDVNDPGARNVTFDELRAAYYEQAKALMDGGADLFLVETIFDTLNAKAALFALDELFEDTGERLPIMISGTVTDASGRILSGQTVEAFWNSLRHAKPLTFGLNCALGAALMRPYIAELAKLCDTYVSCYPNAGLPNPMSDTGFDELPADTSGLLKEFAQAGLVNIAGGCCGTTPEHIAAIAKALNDVKPRKWPSQYRNAA comes from the coding sequence ATGAACCAGCCCGCCCCGTCAGCCGTTCCCGCCCGCGCCGCCTACACGCGCGGCGCGGCCCTGCCCGCGTTGCTCGAATCGCGCATCCTGATTCTGGACGGCGCGATGGGCACGATGATCCAGCGCTACAAGCTCGACGAAGCCGCCTATCGCGGCGAACGCTTCGCGGACTATGCGCGCGACATCAAGGGCAACAACGAACTGCTGTCGATCACGCAGCCGCGAATCATCAGCGAGATTCACGAGCAATATCTCGCAGCGGGGGCGGACATCATCGAAACCAACACGTTCGGTGCAACGACCGTCGCGCAGGCCGACTACGGCATGGAAGCGCTTGCAGTCGAAATGAACCTCGAATCGGCGAAACTTGCGCGCGCTGCGTGCGACAAGTACTCGACGCCCGACAAGCCGCGCTTCGTCGCGGGCGCGATCGGACCGACGCCGAAGACGGCCAGCATTTCGCCCGACGTGAACGATCCTGGCGCACGCAACGTCACGTTCGACGAACTGCGCGCGGCGTACTACGAACAGGCGAAGGCGCTGATGGACGGCGGTGCGGACCTGTTCCTCGTCGAGACGATCTTCGACACGCTGAACGCCAAGGCCGCGCTCTTCGCGCTCGACGAGCTGTTCGAAGACACGGGCGAACGTCTGCCCATCATGATTTCGGGCACGGTGACGGACGCATCGGGCCGCATTCTGTCGGGTCAAACGGTCGAAGCATTCTGGAACTCGCTGCGTCACGCGAAGCCGCTCACGTTCGGCCTGAACTGCGCGCTCGGCGCGGCGCTGATGCGCCCGTACATCGCGGAACTGGCGAAGCTGTGCGACACCTACGTGTCGTGCTATCCGAACGCGGGCCTGCCGAATCCGATGAGCGATACCGGCTTCGACGAACTGCCCGCCGATACGTCCGGCCTGCTGAAGGAATTCGCGCAGGCGGGCCTCGTGAACATCGCGGGCGGCTGCTGCGGCACGACGCCGGAACACATCGCGGCAATCGCGAAGGCGCTGAACGACGTGAAGCCGCGCAAGTGGCCGAGCCAGTATCGCAACGCCGCCTGA